A genomic window from Diorhabda sublineata isolate icDioSubl1.1 chromosome 8, icDioSubl1.1, whole genome shotgun sequence includes:
- the LOC130447334 gene encoding uncharacterized protein LOC130447334 isoform X1, translated as MHTDKEKNISAEEFVDALLSEGTNIACDTTNETFRSQGDCLPPYYNQILYKRGQELYKKYMYSMDLIHAFGVLVLYSIPTALNVALSATGSSFKLYETHIRQLRTNLNIQSFYYSDLRPNSNAWKTLKKIKMKHNKVSKGSSNKSLNPLTQLDMAVAQFAFFGLGSIRAEFVGLQAVSEEDWKGLHHYWRVMGYLLGIEERFNICSPPLDTSKKIAEYLVQKLILPEMEKKNPIYLNTTKVASLCFKPMLLELETNCVVNYLYNLLKQRDVANMYVANYVDLKWYSRVYYKFFVFSLISLLKWRPYKILRNTLHRINMYLITTFPSIPRLECEIFDYLYL; from the exons ATGCATACAGATAAGGAAAAAA ATATCTCAGCCGAAGAATTCGTTGATGCATTACTATCAGAAGGTACGAACATTGCTTGTGATACTACAAATGAAACATTCCGTAGTCAAGGAGACTGCCTCCCACCTTATTATAaccaaatattatataaaag gggacaagaattatataaaaaatacatgtaTTCCATGGATCTAATACATGCTTTTGGGGTTCTGGTTCTTTATTCTATCCCCACAGCACTAAATGTGGCTTTATCCGCAACTGGTTCTTCATTTAAATTGTACGAAACGCATATTAGACAGTTGCGTACAAATCTAAACATACAATCATTCTATTATTCAGACTTAAGACCAAATTCTAA TGCTTGGAAGACACtcaagaaaatcaaaatgaagCACAATAAAGTGAGTAAAGGAAGTTCAAATAAAAGTCTAAATCCACTTACACAACTAGACATGGCAGTAGCTCAATTCGCTTTTTTTGGTTTGGGTAGTATAAGAGCAGAATTCGTCGGTCTCCAAGCTGTTAGCGAAGAAGATTGGAAAGGTCTCCATCACTATTGGAGGGTTATGGGATACTTACTTGGAATAGAAGAAAG ATTCAACATCTGCAGCCCTCCATTAGATACCAgtaaaaaaatagcagaatatCTTGTCCAAAAACTGATATTACCcgaaatggaaaagaaaaaccCGATTTATCTGAATACTACGAAAGTAGCGAGTCTCTGTTTTAAGCCGATGTTGCTAGAACTAGAAACCAATTGCGTCGTAAATtacttatataatttgttaaaacaAAGAGATGTTGCTAATATGTACGTCGCAAATTATGTGGATTTGAAATGGTATTCTAgggtttattataaatttttcgttttttcacttatttctcTTCTAAAATGGAGACCTTATAAAATTCTAAGAAACACTTTACATAGAATTAATATGTATCTAATTACTACATTTCCTTCGATACCTAGGTTAGAATGTGAGATATTTGATTACCTATATCTATAA
- the LOC130447334 gene encoding uncharacterized protein LOC130447334 isoform X2, whose translation MYSMDLIHAFGVLVLYSIPTALNVALSATGSSFKLYETHIRQLRTNLNIQSFYYSDLRPNSNAWKTLKKIKMKHNKVSKGSSNKSLNPLTQLDMAVAQFAFFGLGSIRAEFVGLQAVSEEDWKGLHHYWRVMGYLLGIEERFNICSPPLDTSKKIAEYLVQKLILPEMEKKNPIYLNTTKVASLCFKPMLLELETNCVVNYLYNLLKQRDVANMYVANYVDLKWYSRVYYKFFVFSLISLLKWRPYKILRNTLHRINMYLITTFPSIPRLECEIFDYLYL comes from the exons atgtaTTCCATGGATCTAATACATGCTTTTGGGGTTCTGGTTCTTTATTCTATCCCCACAGCACTAAATGTGGCTTTATCCGCAACTGGTTCTTCATTTAAATTGTACGAAACGCATATTAGACAGTTGCGTACAAATCTAAACATACAATCATTCTATTATTCAGACTTAAGACCAAATTCTAA TGCTTGGAAGACACtcaagaaaatcaaaatgaagCACAATAAAGTGAGTAAAGGAAGTTCAAATAAAAGTCTAAATCCACTTACACAACTAGACATGGCAGTAGCTCAATTCGCTTTTTTTGGTTTGGGTAGTATAAGAGCAGAATTCGTCGGTCTCCAAGCTGTTAGCGAAGAAGATTGGAAAGGTCTCCATCACTATTGGAGGGTTATGGGATACTTACTTGGAATAGAAGAAAG ATTCAACATCTGCAGCCCTCCATTAGATACCAgtaaaaaaatagcagaatatCTTGTCCAAAAACTGATATTACCcgaaatggaaaagaaaaaccCGATTTATCTGAATACTACGAAAGTAGCGAGTCTCTGTTTTAAGCCGATGTTGCTAGAACTAGAAACCAATTGCGTCGTAAATtacttatataatttgttaaaacaAAGAGATGTTGCTAATATGTACGTCGCAAATTATGTGGATTTGAAATGGTATTCTAgggtttattataaatttttcgttttttcacttatttctcTTCTAAAATGGAGACCTTATAAAATTCTAAGAAACACTTTACATAGAATTAATATGTATCTAATTACTACATTTCCTTCGATACCTAGGTTAGAATGTGAGATATTTGATTACCTATATCTATAA